One Triticum dicoccoides isolate Atlit2015 ecotype Zavitan chromosome 5B, WEW_v2.0, whole genome shotgun sequence genomic window carries:
- the LOC119305566 gene encoding uncharacterized protein LOC119305566: MEPPPRNRGDEKKKRQRNRASQERLTILTKGFTDEQKGAAGEMGMQALMKVRCTNLVNPVCDWLGEIYEPASREFMIPGRERLPLNEESVFCTLGVPRGEIKVPYEVNNKIEEAWFARLFPGMASMPNTTVLATSLEGMTTHGEVFKMKLLMYLISAVFAPTTSLRPSNKCSPILAKLKDVKT, from the exons atggAGCCACCGCCACGGAATCGTGGCGATGAG AAGAAGAAGCGTCAGCGCAATAGGGCTTCGCAAGAACGCCTGACTATACTGACAAAGGGATTTACTGATGAGCAGAAGGGAGCTGCCGGtgagatgggtatgcaggctcTGATGAAGGTTCGGTGCACGAACCTAGTaaaccctgtatgcgactggctcGGTGAGATATATGAGCCTGCGTCTAGGGAATTCATGATTCCGGGACGTGAAAGACTGCCTTTGAATGAGGAATctgtgttctgcactttgggtgtccCCCGTGGAGAAATCAAAGTCCCTTATGAGGTGAACAATAAGATTGAGGAAGCTTGGTTTGCCCGTTTGTTTCCTGGAATGGCATCCATGCCTAATACGACTGTGCTAGCAACTTCGCTGGAGGGGATGACAACCCATGGCGAGGTTTTTAAGATGAAGCTGCTCATGTACTTGATCTCGGCTGTATTTGCGCCTACCACATCTCTCCGCCCAAGCAACAAGTGCTCCCCTATCCTG GCGAAGCTAAAAGATGTTAAAACATGA
- the LOC119308012 gene encoding AP-2 complex subunit sigma, whose amino-acid sequence MIRFILLQNRQGKTRLAKYYVPLEDSEKHKVEYEVHRLVVNRDPKFTNFVEFRTHKVIYRRYAGLFFSICVDITDNELVYLECIHLFVEILDHFFSNVCELDLVFNFHKVYLILDEFILAGELQETSKKAIIERMGELEKLD is encoded by the exons ATG ATCCGTTTCATCCTGTTGCAGAATCGGCAGGGGAAGACGCGGCTGGCCAAGTACTACGTCCCGCTCGAGGACTCAGAGAAGCACAAGGTTGAATATGAG GTGCATCGGCTGGTCGTCAACAGGGACCCCAAGTTCACTAACTTCGTTGAG TTCCGTACGCACAAAGTTATCTACAGGAGATATGCAGGACTATTTTTCTCAATATGTGTAGATATCACGGATAATGAGTTGGTATACTTGGAATGTATCCACTTATTTGTGGAGATATTGGACCATTTCTTCAGCAACGTGTGTGAACTTGATTTAGTATTTAACTTCCACAAG GTTTACTTGATATTGGATGAGTTTATTCTCGCTGGAGAGTtgcaagaaacaagcaaaaag GCGATTATAGAGAGAATGGGTGAACTTGAGAAGCTGGATTAA